The segment AATCAGACCTTGATCGCCCGCTTTGAAACTTCGTTGGTCAAACTAATGTCGCGTTGTCGTTCGAACCGTATCGTCTTTCTCTTGTCGTGGGCGACGGTTTCACCGCTGGACTAGCGCAATCGCTATTCCCGTGCCGTGCTCCCGTGCCCATAATTAACAGTTTGGCGACGTCCCGCAGGCAACGACTGATAATCGGCGATTTCGGCTGACGCACGACGAGAAGCGAGCGAATAACGCCCGCTCGCGTTCACACGAACTCGACTCCCTGCGCCGTTTACCGACCGGCATGACACCGCTCGGAACGCCGATTGCTCTTTCGTCGGTCCGTATGTGGTTCCAAAAAGGAGAAGCTAAATGGCAGGCGACAGTTCGTACAAGCCCGGTGAAATCGTCAAAGTATCGGGCATTTACTCAGTGGTCTATGAGGACGGGAAAGATACCTTTGAAGTCACCTGCGTCGAAGGCGAACATTTTCCGCCCACGCGAAACGGAAAAGGCGCGCACTTCGAGTTGAAATACGGAGCGACGCATTCGCACAAGCATGAAGCGTTGAAGGAAACTCAAGCGCAAGCCTGAGCGCATATAAGGTATTGGTCGCGGTACGTCCTACAGACTTGGGACGCACCGCGAACACTGCATCGGCGGATTAAAGCGCTCGTGCCTTGTTTTCGCGCGGCATAAGGAAAGCCAGCACGGCCGCGACAATAAATAGCGCAGGCACATCGCCGAGCAAATGACCGACGTGGCGCGTGCCGTCCATCTCGGCGCCGAACGACTGCACAACCATGATTGCGCCGTGCACGACGCTCGACCATACCGTGAACCAGATCAGGCTCAGATGCTTCATCGGGTTGCGCGATGCCATCAGTAGAAACACGCCGAGCGTCGCGTAGATGCCAACGATCATCAGCGGGTAGTCCGAATGGCTGCTTTGCCAACTCCATCCGGAAGGCCACAGGATCATGAGCGGCCATAACGCGAAGATGGCGATTAAACCCACGAGAATCAGCGCGATGCGCAAGGCGGCGAGTCGTCGGGTGTCGTTCATCGTGCGCTCCCAAAGAAGGCGTGCTTGTCGCACACGATACTCCCGCGCACCGCTCCCTACTCGGCTGCTCCTTCGCATCGGCAACGTAGTCGAGCGTCTGCGCGCCTGACGGACAATTACTCGCAACTCTCCGTCACAGAAAGCCGTCCCCGGAACGATAGGATCATCACAAAACCGGTCGATATTGTTGCGATTCTCCCGTTCAGAACACGAAAACTAGGGCTATCTGTTATTGACGCACCATTTACATGATGCGAAGATCACAACACAACACGCGGCCCGACCGCGAAAACATAAGAATTCGTCTATTTGACGAAGGAGACATCAGGATGAGTCAGCCGGTCGCGGCCGCTTCATCGCCGCCAGTTCCGTTGATCCGTGTGACCGGCGTCACCAAAAGGTTCGGTGGCGTCCAGGCGCTGCGCGGCGTCAATCTCGAAGTTCTGCCGGGTGAAGTGCACGCGCTGCTCGGCGAAAACGGCGCGGGCAAGTCCACGCTCATCAAGATATTGAGCGGCGTCCACGCCTACGACGAAGGATCGATCGAAATCGCGGGCAACCGGGTCGCATTCGAATCGCCCGCAAAGTCGCGCGAGGCAGGCGTTGCCGTCGTGTATCAGGACTTGAGTCTGGTCGAATCG is part of the Caballeronia sp. TF1N1 genome and harbors:
- a CDS encoding DUF6632 domain-containing protein codes for the protein MNDTRRLAALRIALILVGLIAIFALWPLMILWPSGWSWQSSHSDYPLMIVGIYATLGVFLLMASRNPMKHLSLIWFTVWSSVVHGAIMVVQSFGAEMDGTRHVGHLLGDVPALFIVAAVLAFLMPRENKARAL
- a CDS encoding YjzC family protein, whose product is MAGDSSYKPGEIVKVSGIYSVVYEDGKDTFEVTCVEGEHFPPTRNGKGAHFELKYGATHSHKHEALKETQAQA